In Cicer arietinum cultivar CDC Frontier isolate Library 1 chromosome 7, Cicar.CDCFrontier_v2.0, whole genome shotgun sequence, a single window of DNA contains:
- the LOC101514998 gene encoding RGG repeats nuclear RNA binding protein B-like — translation MATINPFDLLGDDAEDPSQLIAAEQQKAAAAAAAAAAAPKKSQEQGKPQKAAQLPSKPLPPSQAVREARNEPSRGGRGGSRGRGFGRGRGFGRDFSNDDNSFPASGAPAHQGSTEEGDSGNPAERRGYGAPRGPYRGGGGGGRRGGFSNGEAGEEGRPRRPFDRHSGTGRGSGFKREGAGRGNWGTQSDEIAQVTEEVANETEKNLGEEKPAGEEEAADVSKETPANEAEEKEPEDKEMTLEEYEKVLEEKRKALQALKTEGRKVDAKEFESMKPLSCKKDNVEIFAKLGSDKDKRKEAFDKEKSKKALSINEFLKPADGEKFYNPGGRGGRGGRGGRGSRGGGFGGNAYSNVPAPSIEDPGQFPTLGGGK, via the exons atggCGACAATTAACCCTTTTGATTTGTTGGGTGACGATGCTGAAGACCCTTCTCAGTTGATTGCCGCTGAACAACAGAAAGCTGCGGCTGCAGCGGCGGCGGCGGCGGCTGCTCCAAAAAAGAGTCAAGAACAAGGCAAACCGCAAAAGGCGGCTCAGTTGCCCTCCAAACCACTACCTCCTTCTCAAGCTG TGAGGGAGGCCAGAAACGAGCCTTCTCGCGGTGGCCGTGGAGGTAGCCGTGGACGTGGATTTGGACGTGGTCGCGGCTTCGGTCGTGATTTCTCCAATGATGATAACTCATTCCCTGCATCTGGAGCCCCTGCTCATCAAGGTTCTACCGAAGAAGGAGATTCTGGTAATCCCGCTGAGAGACGTGGTTATGGAGCACCTCGTGGACCTTACCGCGGAGGTGGTGGAGGCGGTCGACGTGGAGGCTTTAGCAATGGAGAAGCTGGTGAAGAGGGACGTCCACGAAGACCTTTTGATCGCCACAGCGGGACTGGGCGCGG AAGTGGATTCAAACGTGAAGGTGCTGGACGAGGCAATTGGGGAACCCAATCTGATGAAATTGCTCA GGTGACTGAGGAAGTTGCTAATGAAACTGAAAAGAATTTGGGTGAAGAGAAGCCTGCTGGTGAGGAAGAAGCAGCAGATGTTAGCAAGGAAACTCCTGCTAATGAAGCTGAAGAAAAGGAACCTGAGGATAAG GAGATGACACTGGAAGAGTATGAGAAAGTGCTGGAAGAGAAAAGGAAAGCCCTGCAGGCACTTAAGACTGAAGGAAGAAAGGTGGATGCTAAAGAGTTTGAATCCATGAAGCCATTGTCGTGCAAAAAAGACAATGTTGAGATCTTTGCTAAATTG GGATCTGACAAGGATAAGCGCAAAGAAGCTTTTGATAAGGAGAAGTCAAAGAAG GCTCTTAGCATTAACGAGTTTCTGAAGCCTGCTGATGGAGAGAAGTTCTACAACCCAGGTGGTCGTGGTGGACGTGGTGGTCGCGGTGGCCGTGGTTCAAGGGGAGGAGGTTTTGGTGGAAATGCATACAGCAATGTCCCAGCTCCATCCATCGAGGATCCCGGGCAATTCCCAACCTTGGGTGGTGGCAAGTGA